A window of Gymnogyps californianus isolate 813 chromosome 28, ASM1813914v2, whole genome shotgun sequence genomic DNA:
GCCGGTGCCGGTCCCTGGGCCGTCGccctccgcccgcccccgcggagcccccgctccccggcccggTCCCTCCGTCCCCAGCCTGTccccgcccgctccccggcTGCCGGAGCCCCGGCTTGGAGCTCGCCCCGTGTCCGGGGGAGCCCAGGCAGGGGACCGCGGGCacaggcaggggacaggcaggggacaggcagcGGACGGCAGCAAGCGCGAGGTTCTGCTGCCGCCTGCAGGCATCCCCCGGCCAGCGCCGGTGGGCacgggcgggcgcggggccgccccccccgctcccccgctccccgctcTCCGCTCCCCGGCCCAGCAAAaccccccggcagccccggcccgtccccccccggggcagccccggcccgcACGGAGACGACGCTCGCCCAGCGGGGCTCGACCGGGTTTTATTGTGAGGATGGGAACCAGCTGCCTGCCCGGGCCCTGCTGCGTGCATCCACTGTCCCGAGCTCACCGGCACCGCACAGCCCCCCGCAGCACGCATGACATTGCACGGCCCCCCCGGAGCACGCGTGACATTGCACagtccccccccgcccagcgGTTCGCTGGGCAGCAGAGGCGCTTGCAGAGCATGCGGgcgctgcggggctgctcttccctctgcccacGCGTGTGCAGGCACCGTGCAGGTTGTCCGGTGCTGcccctgccaggctgctctgccGGGGCGCGGGGCAGGCCCGTGCACGAACGAGGCTCTTCCCGGGGAGCCACGGAAGGGCCGAGCCCCGGGGTGCTGGTCCCTGCCCCGGCCATGGGCACCATGTCCCTACACCACGTCCTGGCAGGTGGAGAGCGATGTCCGCCGGCGGGGactggggcagctggggcagcgTGGCTCAAGGGGCCCCACGCAGCCGGCATCGCTggccagcagccacagctcccGGCGGAAGCGCTGGCCCAGGAAGGCGTAGAGCAGGGGGTTGAGGCAGCAGCGCAGGTATGCCAGCCCACCGGTGACCAGCAGCGCCAGGTCCTTGCGGCGGCTCTGGGCACAGCTCACCTCCCAGCTGGCCAGCAGCTCGGCCGCGTCCAGCAGCACCATCAGGCTGTGGGGCAGCTGCAGCGCCACAAACACCAGCACGAGGGCCAGCAGCACCCGCAGCGCCCGGTGGGGCTGGGCGCCGCGGGCCGCCAGCAGCGTCCGGGCCACGGCCGCGTAGCAGCTTGCCATCACCAGGAAGGGCACCGCGAAGCCCAGCACGACCTGCACCAGGTTGGTGGCCCCGCGGGCGGCCCGTGAGACCGCGCGGGGGAAGACGacgtggcagagctggaggtcCTGGTGCTGCTCCGCTCGGCTGTAGATGAACTGGGGCAGTgccagcagcgtggccagcagccaggccagccccgccgtcagccagccgtggCGGCGAGCCCGTGGGCGCAGGCGGCAGGCGGCCGGCACCTGCACGATGGCCACGTAGCGGTCCACGCTGATGcaggtgaggaagaagaagcCGCTGTAGAAGTTGAGGGCGTAGAGGCCCTGCAGCACCTTGCAGGCGGCCGTGCCTGGGGACCAGCCCTGCAGCATGTTGGTGATGGCGAAGGGCAGcgtcaggagcagcaggaggtcAGACAGGGCGAGGTGCAGGAGGCAGACGTCGGTGATGCTGTGTGCCCGGCGGTAGCGGGTGTGCGTGAGCAGCACCAGCCCATTCCCCACTGTGCCCAGCAGTGAGAGCAGCAGGTAGACGGCAGGCTGGTAGGTGCGGGCGAAGCCCTGCACCACCTGCTTCTCGCAGAGCTCGGGCAGCATGCTGTCCTCCCATGAGTACCCGTCCTCCCAGGGGTAGAAGTCAGTGGTGGCGGTCAGCTCCGttgaggcagggctgggggtcACCTGCGCAGAGGGAGGCTGAGCGAGGGATGCTCAGAGGCGGTGGCCTGGCCGCAGCGTGCAGCACACCACGCCCAGGGCAGCCCTCCTCCAcccagccccgctgcagggAGCCCAGGCGTGCTGCGGGCCCCGGCCATGCACTCGGGGTGGTTTCCGTCTCACACCCACCTCGAGGCAGCGGGAGGTTTGCCGCACTCAGTCATTGTGAGAGCAATTGCGCACTTCCCAAGCAGCTGCCTGTGGCGCAGAGCTGGTGGGGAGACGTGACCCTGGTCGTGGCgtccccagcacagcaccaCGTCCCGTGAACTAACCATGCACCTGCCATGGGGGAGCTGCTCCTGACATCCCCTGGGGCTCAGCACCCAGCCCACAGCCCCGGTTGCCCTGTGCAGCCAGGCTTCGGGGCTCCATGCCGGCAACCCCAGGTGAGAGCAGCGGGGACCTGCCCAaagcacccacccacccaccaaTGCACCACCCTGGGGACCCCAGTGCCGGCACAGCCCCACACTGCCTGGTCCTGCTCCCAGCCGGGGAGGTCCTGGGGCATCCCACTGCCCTGCACAGGTTGCAGGCAGCTGTGCACAGGGCTTCCAGCTCCcggcctctctgccctgctctggggtggAGGGACAGCGCTGCAGCCTGGCACTGGACAGCCGGGACCCCATTGCCACGGAGGTCAGGATCCGGCATGGCTCTGACTCAGAGCAGCCTCACGACGGCAGTTTTGCTCTGGCTCCCATCAGCAAGCCCAGGCGGCCGGGTCTGATCCCCCCACCCGTTCTGGGACTGCAGGTGGGATCCGAACCCAGCGCCAGGGCAGACTGGCGACtcagcagctcccccagccccttccctgctctggGCCCCAGGACCTGGAGCACTGGGCACTGCCCTGCATTCCCTGGGGCTTTGCCTTTCAGCCCAAACCCACACGGCTCACAAGAGAACcatttaaaagcaacaagaaaagccAGCAAGGGGTCCCCCCGCCTGGCCCCCAGCGAACCCCTCGCCCCGTGGCCCCTCACCTGCTCCTGCATCACGCAGCGGGACTTTTCCCCCTGGCTGGTGGGTCCAGAGCCGTCGGCGTCTCAGCGCTCTGCAACCTGTGGTTTGACCACGTGCTGCTCCTGATACCGAGAGCGGTGCAGAGCACAAGCCCAGCcctgggggaggaaggcaaggaggcAGATGCGACCCCGCTCCAGAGCCTGTGCTGCATCTTTGACTTTGTGGCTACTATCTGTGTGCCGGGGACAGAAatagcagctctgctcagcccctgtcatgtggggctgggggacaaGCCTGGGAGCGCCCGGCCGGGGGGAGCGGGGTCTGGCCAAGGGCACCCAGCGCATGCAGGAGACCCCAGCCCACCCCGGGGCTGTTTGCAGCTCCTGCCGCACAGGGGCTGCCTCTGCAGGGCCGGAGGGGAGGCTGGAGGGAACGGGGCCAAGGAGTGGAGCGTGGGCCACTGTGGGCCGGCGCTGAGCCGGGTGCAGGCAGGATGCTGGGCTGGTGGGACCAGCAGAGCTGCGTCTGGTCCAGGAACGGCTCGTCCTGATGGGAAACGTGGCGGTTCCAGGAACTGGGGTGGCCGCTGGTGCAGGGCGTCACCCTTGCCCaggggtcccagccctgccctgcaccccTGCGCTCCTGCACCCCTGCACCCCCGCACCCCTGCACCCCCgcacccctgcacccccacGGCCCTGTGCCCTCACACCCCCGCTGCACTGGGCAGGCACGTTGCTGGTTGTTGACAACAAAATTCCCAGCTCCTCATTAAGGGGCAGATTAGTTCTTGTGGGGCAGAGGCCCCACTTTCCTCTCCCCAGGGGGGAGCAAATTCATCCCCGGCTTTAATGGGCTTTCGGCCGTTTGCCACGGTAATCCCTCAATCCCCCTTTCCCCCCGCTACAGCCGTCTTTGCTGTGGCTtatcccagctctgccctcagccctcctgctgcctccagccgggtgcagggagcgggcagggtccctgccagccccgggaGCTCACTGCCGGTGCCCGtggtgcagcagggctgtggagctgctgcggcctggctggagagcagctgggcagaggcagcccAGCCCCTGGGCCCTGGGGTGTCCCCAGGGCTCTTTGCTGGAGggtctttccccctcccctgctcttTCTGCAGCACAAGGGCACTGGCTGCAGACCTCCGCTCTGTGCCGGCTCTGGGGGTGCCATCCTGCACCCTGCATCCtcggggaaggggagggagaagggtcCTGGGGCAAATGCTGGCCCTATGGCCAGCTGTGGGTGCAGAGCAGGGACCCTGCGTGCCCCCACCGGGCCGTCACAGACCTGACCCAGCACAGGGACGGGATGTGGGGCTGTggccagagcaggcagcaccccTGGGGTGTCAGGGTAAGGCCAGATGCGGCTGTGCCTCTCCTGGGGATGGACCTGCAGGTGCTGCGAGGgtctgggggagaggagggccGGTGCCCGCGGCCCCAGCACATGGCTCCAGCTCCCGGTAGCAGAACTCCTGGTACGCCACCGGCTGCCCTGTGGCCTGGCCGCACCTGGGGCTTTCTGTTCCCTCTTTCACCCACCGGGCCCCGGCCTCGGCTCTGCCTGCGCAGGAAGCAGTGCCGGCACCCGCTGCCCGCAGGTGACAGCCGCGCTGCCCTGCCCAGCGGCAGCCAGGTGCCCGGCGCGGCACTGCCAGGCCTGGTGGGCAGCACCCTCGTGCCAGCGGTGCGGAGCTGCCCGCACCGAGCACAGCCAGGCCGGGCTCCTGCCCAGCACCGGGACCCTGCTTGGACCCAGTGGCCCCCGATGCATCCCCATCCCTCGGGGCTGGGCTTGGGGCGCTGCATGGGGCTCCTGGGAGAGGGGACTCCttgcagagctggggggggacAGGGCACCGTGGGGTCTGTGGGGCAGGCAGCGTATGTAGGCCACGCGGCTGCTAGCCCCCCTATCCCCTCCGTGGGTGTCTGGGGATGTTTGGGAACAGACACAGGCTAAATCCTGTCTTCTGCACCACTGGAGAGACGGGCGACCCCAAAACCCGCAGGCCTTAATCTGTGGCTTGATTACAAACTGCCGCCACATCTGCTGTGGGAGGGCTGGCGGGCATCGCTCCAATCCTCCCCTGCCGCTGCTGGCGCGGGTGCTGGGCGCCTGGGACATGTCTGCGGGGGGCCAGGTCTGCGGGGGGCCAGGTCTGCGGGGGGGGGGACTATGCTGCCCAGCCTGGCGGGGgctcagggcagggctgggcacgGTGAgggccgggggctgcgcggcAACCGGTGATGCCTGGGGTGCTCCCTGCACGGCCCCGCTCGCGCCCACCCCACGCCCTGCGCTGCCCGTGCCCCGCTCTGCCCACGCACCCCCACCCCGAGCCCACCGAGGCCACGAGCCGTGGCCCAGCTGCAGCCCGGGGCGGCCGGCAGCCCCACGCTGCTCTGGGACGGGGCCAAGCGGGGCCGAGGACCGGGGGAACCGGGTGCCCGGCGGGAGCATCCCTCGGGGGCGCGGCAgcgggggaggctgggggggccggggctCTGCGCTgcgcccagcccggcccccgcggcccccccccggctcccggggccgcccccccccccccccgccccatggGCGGagccgccggccccgctccgccgcgcGGCTGCAGCACCGGGAGCGGCGGCGCCGAGGGCGCTCGGGGCGCTCCAGCATGGGCGCTCGCCGCCTCCTCGGGCTCCTGCTCGCCGCCTGCGCCGGCCTCCTGcaccccggccccggctgcctCGCACGTAAGTGGGGCCGCAGTCCCGGGAGCGGCCGCTCCGCACTGCGGGACCGcacccgccgccccggccccgcaccccCGAGCCGCCCCAGCCCCCCgagccgcccccggcccccccgtTCTCCTGGGcatccctccttctcccccgGGCATCCCCCGGCACCCCCGGCGCCCCGGGCCGCGTCGTCCCCAAGGTCACCGCCGGACACGGGCGTCCgggcgcccccccccccccccgcgccctgcccggggccgccccgccgcagcccccccgCCGGCGGCACCGCACCCGCCCGGAGGCTCCGGGGGCCCGGGGGCTCCGGGGGCCCGGGGGATCCGGGACGCCCGCGGATGCGCAGGGGTGCCCCGGGCACCCGCCCCGCTGCGCCGCGTCCCCgcgcccggcgcggccccgTGTCCGTACCGGGGAGGGGGCTCGGGCCCCGGCACccctggcccggcccggccccgtGTCCGGGCAccccggcgggcgggggcagccccgcggggcccggccgggcTCCGCCAGCACCTCGgccagcgccgccgccccggcccggccccgccgcggggctgcaGCGGGCTGGTCCCGggccccggggcgggaggggccgggggggcggcTGCCCAGGCGCGCGGACGGGGACCGGCAAGGCCCTGGCTTCACCGAGCAGCTCTCTGCGGCCCCTCTGAGCCGGGGCCCTTGGCCCCTTCCCCCAGGGCCGGGGTGGCCCGGGGACCCGCTGGCTGCGGGGGATGGAGGCAGGGGACGATGCAGGCAGGGGGTGATGGAGGCGGGGGTGATGCAGGCAGGGGGTGATGGAGGCACAGGATGATGCAGGCAGGGGGTGATGCAGGCAGGGGGTGATGCAGGCAGGGGGTGATGGAGGCGGGGGGTTGATGGAGGCAGGGGGTGATGCAGGCAGGGGGTGATGGAGGCGGGGGGTTGATGGAGGCAGGGGGTGATGGAGGCAGGGGGTGATGGAGGTGGGGGGTGATGCAGGCGGGGGTGATGGAGGCAGGGGCCATGCAGGCAGAGGGTGATGGAGGCAGGGGGCATGCAGGCAGGGGGTGAtggaggggggggtgggggtgatgGAGGCAGGGGGCCATGCAGGCAGGGGGTGATGGAGGCGGGGGGTTGATGGAGGCAGGGGGTGATGGAGGGGGGGGTGATGCAGGCAGGGGGTGATGCggcaggaggtggggggggggggggggggggggggggggggtgatggAGGCGGGGGTGATGCAGGCGGGGGTGATGCAGGCAGGGGGTGATGGAGGCACGGGATGATGGAGGCAGGGGGTGATGGAGGCAGGGGGCCATGCAGGCAGGGGGTGATGGAGGCAGGGGGCCATGCAGGCAGGGGGTGATGCAGCATGGGCGCAGCGCGGCTGCCCTTGGCCCTGCAGTGAGGGCTGGGGATGCAGCAAACGCTCCTGGGGCTCCCCGGCTCCGTCCGACCCGGCCGGGGGGGCCCTGCGAGGGGCTCGGGACCTCGGCCCCGCCGGTGCCTGCTCTGCAGATGCCGCGAGGGTTTGCACGGAGCCCCCCGGCCTCCCACGCGGGACActgccccggcggggcggggcggggcggggcggggggggtccCGGCGCCCACGTCAGTGCGGAGGCGGCTGGTGCGGTCGCCGGGGCCCGCAGAGGTGTGTCAGCTCCGCTGCAGTGGGAGGGGAGAGCGGGAGCTGGacccgccgcgccgccggcccgcgGGGTCCGCAGGGTCCGTGGGGTCCGCGGGGTCCGCATGGCCTGGCCAGGGGGGCTGCCGCGGGGACACCGCCCAGTTCAGCCCCCGAgcccggcccccagccccactcTCCCCGCAGGACCCTGCTACGATGAGCTCGTCGCTCCCCTCTACTCCTCGTCCATCGGTGCCTCCTCCAGATACAACATCTTCTACTCGGCCAGCTTTGCCCGGCTGCACAGTGAGTCCCCCCGTGGGACTGGGGTGcagacgggggggggggggcgtgggCAGGGGGTGTCCCCAGCAAGGTCTTCGCTCGCATGGGGCTGAGGGGACCTCGGGTGCCCATGGCAGAGCCCTCAGCATCCCCCAGGAGTGGGGGAGAGCCCCGCAGCCCTCCAGCTCCCACCCGCAGTCGGGTGCTGCGGTGGGGCCAAACAAGCAGCCCCTGCTcagccgggagctgctgggtgctgggctgTGGGGCCGCCTGAGCCGCTCCCCCCCGCAGGCACCAGCGGCTGGTCCCCCGACCCCCGGGACAAGCAGCCCTGGCTCCAGATCGACCTGATGCAAAAGCACCGGATCAATGCGGTGGCCACGCAGGGAACATTCAACACCTACGACTGGCTGACGCGCTACATCGTGCTCTATGGAGACCACCCCACCAGCTGGAAACCCTTCTTCCAGCAGGGCAGCAACTGGGTAGGGGGGTGCTCGGGGGTCCCTGCAGGAGGGGGTCTCCTGGGGGGAGCGGAGACCCCCAGCCCGGAGCAAGGTGCTGACGGTGGCCTTTCGTCCCCAGACGTTCTTTGGGAATGTGAACGAGAGCGGGGTGGTGCGGCACGACCTGCACTACCCCATCCTCGCGCGCTACGTCCGCATCATCCCGGTGGCCTGGAACCCGCGCGGGAAGATCGGGCTGCGCCTGGGCCTCTATGGCTGCCCCTACCGTGAGTACCCGTCCCGggggctccagcagccctgcgCAGGGTGGGACCCTGGCCCGGCCACCCACGTGGCAGGAGACCAGCCCCTGGCTCCGGCACGCCCGGAAAACCCTTTCCCAGAGGGGATTGTGTCCAAGCCGTCTGCAGTCATTAGCTCTGGCATAAACCATAGCAGAAAGGAGAGTTCCCCGTGCCGGGGCGCCTGCTGCTGCGGGCAGTGACGTGGCTGGGGCcgctctgctctccccagggtCCCATGTGCTCTACTTCGACGGGGATGATGCCATCTCCTACCGCTTCCGGGCCAAGAGGATCAGCACCCTCGAGGATGACATCTCCTTCAACTTCAAGACGCTGGAGCAGGATGGGGTGCTGATGCACGGGGAGGGCTCGCAGGGCGACTACATCACGGTGGAGCTCAAGCAggcccagctcctcctgcacaTCAGCTTAGGtgagccggggccggggggccggggggtgcggggccggggggccgcTGGCTGAGGCTGCCCCTCCCCAGGCAGTAGCCCGCTGCACGCCAGCGAGGGCCACACGACGGCGGCGGTGGGCAGCCTCCTGGACGACCAGCACTGGCACTCGCTGCACATCGAGCGCTACGGCCACCACGTCAACCTGACGCTGGATGGGGAGGTCAAGCGCTTCCGCTGCCACGGCACCTTCGACCAGCTCGACCTCGACACCGAGGTGGGTGTGGCGggtggggagctgctgggatgcTGACCTGTGGCATCCCCCGCCGAGGGGCTGAccccctccctctgcctcccagctCTTCTTTGGGGGGGTGATCGACCAGGACAAGCAGCACCTCACCTACCGGCAAAACTTCCGGGGCTGTGTGGAGAATATCATCTTCAACGGGGTCAACATCGCCGACCTGGCCCGGCACCGGACATCCAACATCCGCTTCGAGGTCCAGCCCTGGGGGCTGGCCCCTTCCCTGGGGGTCCTCAGCCCCGCTGTGGGGTGACCCCTTCCCCGGGGCCAGGCTCCCCCCCGCTGCTGTGGGGTGACGCGAGGCCGGGCAGCGGCTGTGCCAGCTGAGTGGCGCCGCATCGACCGTGCGAGGTCGTCCCTGGCCCGGGGCGCCTGCCCGGCACTGCCAGGCAACGGGATCGAGCGGGGGTGATCGGGGCCAGGgctgtggggatgggggggcCTTCCCGCTGCGGGAGCATCCCCTTCCTCACCACCTCCCACGGTCACCCCCAGGGCAGCGTGGGCCACTACTGCCAGGACCAGCTGAACACCCCCATCACCTTCGCCGGCATCAACAACTACGTGCGGGTGCCGGGGATCCCGCGGAGGAACCGCCTGGCCGTCAGCTTCCGCTTCCGCTCCTGGGACACCGCCGGGCTCCTGCTCTACACCAGCTTTGCCGACCGCCTGGGCTCCCTCGAGGTGGTGCTGAGCGAGGGGCAGGTCAACGTCTCCATCGCTCAGCCCGGCAAGAAGAAGCTGGAGTTTGCCGCAGGTGGGCTGGGGAGCcggtgtggggctgggggccggtCTGCTGGTGGTGCCTCCCcatgctccctcctctccctgcacagGGCATCGCCTGAACGACGGCTTCTGGCACTCGGTGCAGCTGGTGGCACGGGACGGCTCAGCCGTGGTGACCATTGACGATGATGACGGTGCCGAATTTCGGGTGGCGCACCCCTTCCAGCTCCGCACCGGCAGCCAGTACTTCTTCGGAGGtgggcggcgggcaggggctgggggcaaTGGGTGCCCGGGGGCCGCTCACCCTGCTGTGCCTTGCAGGCTGCCCCAAGCCGGCCTCGGTCACCGGCTGCCGGTCGAACCAGACGGCCTTCCACGGCTGCCTGCAGATGCTGAACGTGGACATGCAGCCCGTGGATGTGGAGCTGCTGGTGCAGCACCGGCTGGGGCAGTACTTCAACGTGCTCTTCAACGTCTGCGGCATCACGGACAGGTAGGAGTCGGGACAGGGGCGCCTGCTGGGAGcaggcgggggccggggggctgcgcCGGTGCCGGGACAGGAGCCCTCTGCGCCCTCAGGTGCACCCCCAACCTGTGTGAGCACGACAGCCGCTGCGTCCAGTCCTGGGACGACTTCATGTGCATCTGCGACCTGACGGGGTACAAGGGGGAGACCTGCCACAAATGTGAGCCTGGGGCCTCGCGGGTCGGGGGGCAGGATGGgcacctgcagctcctcccGCTGCCCAGTGCCCCCCTCGCACTGACCCCAGCCCTGTCTCCTTCTTCCAGCCCTTTATAAGGAGTCATGCGACGCTTACCGGGTCAGCGGGAAAACCTCGGGGAACTACACCATTGACCCAGACGGCAGCGGGCCACTCAAGCCCTTCACGGTGTATTGCGATATCCGAGGTGGGGGGTCCCTCTGCCCAGTGCCCCCAGGGACCAGCCCCTGCCTGTGTATCGGGGATGGAGCAGGATAGAGGGAGCAGGGGTGTCCCAGGGGGCCGGTCCTAACAGCCCCCCTGCCTCCACAGAGGACCGAGCATGGACCATCATCCGGCACAACCGCCACTATGCCACGCGGGTGACGGGCTCCAGCGTGGACCAGCCCTACCTGGGGGCCGTGGAGTACTGGAACGCCTCCTGGGCCGAGGTCTCCGCGCTCGCAAACGCCTCCGAGTACTGCGAGCAGCGCATCGAGCTTCACTGCTACAGCTCCCGCCTGCTCAACACCCCCTGTGAGCACCGGGGGCAGTGGGGCCGTGTCGCAGGGCTGTGCCGTGGGGCCGTGCCGTGGGGCCATACTGTGGGGCCATGTCCTCACCCTCCCCTGTGCCCGCAGCCGGGCTGCCCTTCAGCTTCTGGATGGGCCGACACAACGAGCGGCACTACTACTGGGGGGGCTCACGGCCGGGCATCCAGCGCTGCGCCTGCGGGCTGGACAAGAACTGCGCCGACCCCAAGTACTTCTGCAACTGCGACGCCGACCACGCGCTGTGGTGAgccggcgggggctgcgggacGGGCACTGCGGGCACAAGGGGGCACAGACTCTGGGGGCTTAGGGGGGGGGTCAGCAGGGGTGCGGGCTGGCGAAGGGGCAGAATCGCCTCACGGCTCCTCCGACGCGCGCGCCATTTGCAGGAGGACGGACAAGGGTCTGCTGACCTTCGTGGACCACCTGCCCGTCACCCAGGTGGTGGTCGGAGACACCAACCGCTCCGGCTCCGAAGCCCAGTTCCTGCTGGGGCCCCTGCGGTGCTACGGAGACCGTGAGTGACCAGATCTGTGGAGGGTCCCCCGTCTGCAGAGGGTCCATGCCTGTGGGGGTCCCGTGCCCGTGGAGCGTCTGTGCCCATCCCTCACTGCCCTCCTGCTCTCCGCAGGCAATACCTGGAACACCGTCTCCTTCAACAGGGGCGCAGCCCTGCTCTTCCCCACCTTCCAGGCCAACCACAGCCTCGACATCTCCTTCTACTTCAAGACCACTGCCCTGTCCGGTGTCTTCCTGGAGAACCCCGGCTCCCGAAACTACATCCGCGTCGAGCTCAACAGTATGGGCGGGCTGGGGGTGCGGGGagtggtggggctgggggctgctcccTACACCATGTCCCTGCAGCCACCAGGGATGTGGTGTTTGCCTACGACATCGGGAACGGGGACGAGAACCTGACAGTGCGGTCGGCGGTGCCCTGGAACGACGACGAGTGGCACCAGGTGAAGGCTGAGCTCAATGTCAAGCTGGCGCGGCTGCGGGTGGACAAGCTGCCCTGGGTGGTGCGGCCGGCCCCCCCGCAGAGCTTCGTCCGCCTGGACTTCA
This region includes:
- the CCR10 gene encoding C-C chemokine receptor type 10 — its product is MQEQVTPSPASTELTATTDFYPWEDGYSWEDSMLPELCEKQVVQGFARTYQPAVYLLLSLLGTVGNGLVLLTHTRYRRAHSITDVCLLHLALSDLLLLLTLPFAITNMLQGWSPGTAACKVLQGLYALNFYSGFFFLTCISVDRYVAIVQVPAACRLRPRARRHGWLTAGLAWLLATLLALPQFIYSRAEQHQDLQLCHVVFPRAVSRAARGATNLVQVVLGFAVPFLVMASCYAAVARTLLAARGAQPHRALRVLLALVLVFVALQLPHSLMVLLDAAELLASWEVSCAQSRRKDLALLVTGGLAYLRCCLNPLLYAFLGQRFRRELWLLASDAGCVGPLEPRCPSCPSPRRRTSLSTCQDVV
- the CNTNAP1 gene encoding contactin-associated protein 1; amino-acid sequence: MGARRLLGLLLAACAGLLHPGPGCLARPCYDELVAPLYSSSIGASSRYNIFYSASFARLHSTSGWSPDPRDKQPWLQIDLMQKHRINAVATQGTFNTYDWLTRYIVLYGDHPTSWKPFFQQGSNWTFFGNVNESGVVRHDLHYPILARYVRIIPVAWNPRGKIGLRLGLYGCPYRSHVLYFDGDDAISYRFRAKRISTLEDDISFNFKTLEQDGVLMHGEGSQGDYITVELKQAQLLLHISLGSSPLHASEGHTTAAVGSLLDDQHWHSLHIERYGHHVNLTLDGEVKRFRCHGTFDQLDLDTELFFGGVIDQDKQHLTYRQNFRGCVENIIFNGVNIADLARHRTSNIRFEGSVGHYCQDQLNTPITFAGINNYVRVPGIPRRNRLAVSFRFRSWDTAGLLLYTSFADRLGSLEVVLSEGQVNVSIAQPGKKKLEFAAGHRLNDGFWHSVQLVARDGSAVVTIDDDDGAEFRVAHPFQLRTGSQYFFGGCPKPASVTGCRSNQTAFHGCLQMLNVDMQPVDVELLVQHRLGQYFNVLFNVCGITDRCTPNLCEHDSRCVQSWDDFMCICDLTGYKGETCHKSLYKESCDAYRVSGKTSGNYTIDPDGSGPLKPFTVYCDIREDRAWTIIRHNRHYATRVTGSSVDQPYLGAVEYWNASWAEVSALANASEYCEQRIELHCYSSRLLNTPSGLPFSFWMGRHNERHYYWGGSRPGIQRCACGLDKNCADPKYFCNCDADHALWRTDKGLLTFVDHLPVTQVVVGDTNRSGSEAQFLLGPLRCYGDRNTWNTVSFNRGAALLFPTFQANHSLDISFYFKTTALSGVFLENPGSRNYIRVELNTTRDVVFAYDIGNGDENLTVRSAVPWNDDEWHQVKAELNVKLARLRVDKLPWVVRPAPPQSFVRLDFNRPLYVGAAEHKMRPFLGCLRALRMNGVTLNLEGKANETEGVRVNCTGHCQDPLVPCQNSGLCVERYSHYSCNCSVSAFDGPFCNHDIGGYFEEGTWVRYNILPTSLYAAREFASIVSSPWQPLPGYNLTSEEVSFSFSTTSAPAVLLYVSSFVKDYMAVLIKDDGSLQLRYQLGTSPYVFALTTKPVTDGRPHRVNITRLHRTLYTQVDYLPVMEQQFSLFVDSKLDSPKNLYLGRVMETGVIDPEIQRYNTPGFSGCLSGVKFNSLVPLKAIFRPTSVVRPYSIRGELVESSCASMLPLTTILIPPEMDPWYMGTEFPHVHDDGWLGIIIGFVTFLLLLLGGLLVLLYFYYHRYKGSYHTNEPKAVQDYGSAAKPLSVRKDQNLPQILEEAKGD